The following coding sequences are from one Lysinibacillus sp. FSL W8-0992 window:
- the fliR gene encoding flagellar biosynthetic protein FliR → MNELVPQITVFLLVLVRVTAFFVTVPFFSYKTIPQQVRIALAFVLAWMMYYTIDVEPFLFNGDYILLVMKEALIGLLLGLVGYIIMSAIQIAGSFIDFQMGFAIANIIDPQTGAQSPLIGQFFNTLALLFLLAIDGHHMILDGIYYSYQFLPIDQGFPDFAKDDYIQFVMKTFTAVFAIAFQMAAPVVATLFLVDLALGITAKTVPQLNIFVVGFPIKIGVSFLVLFTMMAVMVQVIQKLITIMIYGMRDLMAILGGG, encoded by the coding sequence ATGAATGAACTAGTCCCCCAAATAACGGTATTCTTATTAGTGCTTGTGCGTGTAACGGCTTTTTTTGTTACAGTACCTTTCTTTTCATATAAAACGATTCCGCAGCAAGTACGTATTGCCCTCGCATTCGTTTTAGCTTGGATGATGTATTATACAATCGACGTAGAGCCATTTCTTTTTAATGGTGATTACATACTTTTAGTGATGAAAGAAGCACTTATTGGATTGTTACTAGGTCTAGTAGGCTATATCATCATGTCGGCGATACAAATTGCCGGAAGCTTTATAGATTTCCAAATGGGATTTGCCATCGCCAATATTATTGATCCACAAACTGGTGCACAAAGCCCACTAATTGGTCAATTTTTTAATACATTGGCGTTACTATTTTTATTAGCAATAGATGGCCATCATATGATTCTAGATGGAATTTACTATAGTTATCAGTTTTTACCTATAGATCAGGGATTTCCAGATTTCGCGAAAGATGACTATATCCAGTTTGTTATGAAAACATTTACTGCAGTCTTCGCCATCGCTTTTCAAATGGCAGCACCTGTTGTAGCAACGTTGTTTTTAGTGGATTTAGCGCTAGGAATCACGGCAAAAACTGTCCCGCAATTAAATATCTTTGTTGTCGGTTTTCCCATTAAAATTGGTGTCAGTTTTTTAGTGCTATTCACGATGATGGCGGTTATGGTACAAGTCATACAAAAGTTGATTACAATTATGATTTACGGTATGCGCGATTTAATGGCAATTTTAGGTGGTGGATAA
- the flhF gene encoding flagellar biosynthesis protein FlhF, with protein sequence MKMKKYYASSIPEAMKLVRADLGEDAVILNSKVVVTKKLFGLVKKKNFEVVAGIDSMEPSYTAPAPVNVPSIPAKKENASLQEITNAVQAKIQHAQPMYEPSSQDGTGMSEELRKEIADLKSIMQSMHKKASQAQYPDELLPFIEYLRQQELNEELITTIGDELFTHFKEASDINFSQCKLITKNLLRKQLEGLPMGGLSYERKFINVLGPTGVGKTTTIAKMAARAVLEKKKKIGFITTDTYRIAAIEQLKTYAGLLQAPVEIAYNTTDFEQAVQRLSHLDLVFIDTAGRNYKEVKYVDDLQRLIKFDDQAESFLVLAMTAKEKDMTNIIDQFKGVPIEKFIFTKIDETNSIGTMINLMIKYNKGLAYYTNGQEVPEDIEEADLEAVLNLFFQGEEK encoded by the coding sequence GTGAAAATGAAAAAATATTATGCATCTTCCATACCAGAGGCAATGAAGCTAGTACGTGCTGATTTAGGCGAGGACGCTGTCATTTTGAATTCAAAAGTAGTAGTAACAAAGAAACTTTTTGGGCTTGTAAAAAAGAAAAATTTTGAGGTTGTTGCAGGGATTGACTCAATGGAGCCGAGTTATACGGCTCCCGCACCTGTTAATGTGCCTTCAATACCCGCTAAAAAAGAAAATGCTAGTTTACAAGAGATTACAAATGCTGTGCAAGCTAAAATTCAGCATGCTCAGCCTATGTATGAACCATCTTCCCAAGATGGGACAGGTATGTCTGAAGAACTGCGAAAGGAAATTGCAGATTTAAAATCGATAATGCAATCTATGCACAAGAAGGCTAGCCAAGCTCAATATCCGGATGAACTCTTACCCTTCATTGAATACTTAAGACAGCAAGAGCTAAATGAGGAGCTCATCACAACGATTGGTGATGAGCTTTTTACGCATTTTAAAGAAGCTTCAGATATTAATTTTTCACAATGCAAGTTAATTACAAAAAACTTGTTGCGGAAACAACTAGAGGGATTGCCGATGGGTGGCCTATCGTATGAACGTAAATTTATTAATGTTCTTGGTCCAACTGGTGTCGGCAAGACAACGACAATTGCTAAAATGGCAGCAAGAGCGGTTTTAGAGAAAAAGAAAAAAATAGGCTTTATTACAACAGATACCTACAGAATAGCAGCCATTGAGCAGTTAAAAACGTATGCTGGACTTTTGCAAGCACCTGTCGAAATTGCCTATAACACGACAGATTTTGAACAAGCTGTGCAACGATTGTCCCATTTAGATTTAGTCTTTATCGATACAGCTGGACGAAATTATAAAGAAGTAAAATATGTAGATGATTTACAGCGTCTTATTAAGTTTGATGATCAGGCTGAATCCTTCCTAGTGCTTGCTATGACGGCAAAAGAAAAGGATATGACCAATATTATTGACCAATTTAAAGGCGTACCAATTGAAAAATTCATTTTTACAAAGATCGATGAAACAAATTCTATTGGCACAATGATTAATTTAATGATTAAATATAATAAAGGACTTGCTTACTATACGAATGGTCAAGAAGTACCAGAAGATATTGAAGAAGCTGATTTAGAAGCAGTGCTTAATTTGTTTTTCCAAGGTGAAGAAAAATGA
- the fliQ gene encoding flagellar biosynthesis protein FliQ, whose amino-acid sequence MTGEMVISIAERAIMIILLTSGPLLLIALISGLAVSIFQATTSIQEQTLAFVPKIVAVLVGIVFFGPWMLSQVTSYARDIFENLTRYIG is encoded by the coding sequence ATGACAGGTGAAATGGTTATTTCAATTGCAGAGCGTGCCATTATGATTATCCTTCTAACAAGCGGACCGCTATTATTAATTGCTTTAATCTCAGGTTTAGCGGTAAGTATATTTCAAGCAACAACATCAATTCAAGAGCAAACATTAGCATTCGTTCCAAAAATCGTCGCAGTATTAGTGGGCATCGTTTTCTTTGGTCCATGGATGTTATCTCAAGTAACAAGCTATGCGAGAGATATTTTTGAGAATTTAACGCGTTATATAGGGTGA
- the flhB gene encoding flagellar biosynthesis protein FlhB, translating to MLLLLDLDLQFFAGEKTEKATPKKRQDARKKGQVVKSQDISSAIVMLMVFIFLFFFAGSLRDELLSFFRQTFIHNIRVETLTIDSVMHLFIETLVEMAYVIVPIMAIALVGALAGNFLQFGFLFTLEPMKFDLKKMDPIKGLKKIFSVKAIVELLKSVLKITFIGGVTTIIVWSNLHEVLALSFKSPWVTLITVGKLVGIMGIAASLVLLCVSLLDWMYQKHEYEKNLKMSKQDIKDEYKNSEGDPLIKSKIKQRQREMAMRRMMSEVPNADVVITNPTHYAIALKYDEDSMEAPRIVAKGTDFVAQKIKLIAKEHDVIMVENRPLARAMYDQVEIGDQVPEEFFKAIAEVLAYVYRIKRKI from the coding sequence ATGTTGCTACTACTGGACTTAGATTTACAGTTTTTTGCAGGTGAAAAAACGGAAAAAGCGACACCTAAAAAAAGACAAGATGCAAGAAAAAAAGGGCAGGTCGTAAAGAGTCAGGACATATCGAGTGCGATTGTTATGCTCATGGTGTTTATCTTTCTTTTTTTCTTCGCGGGATCATTGCGAGATGAGCTTTTATCTTTTTTTAGGCAAACATTTATCCATAACATACGTGTAGAAACACTTACGATAGATAGTGTAATGCATCTATTTATCGAAACATTAGTAGAAATGGCTTATGTTATCGTACCGATAATGGCGATTGCTTTAGTAGGAGCATTAGCGGGCAATTTTCTACAATTTGGCTTTTTATTCACATTAGAGCCGATGAAATTCGATTTAAAAAAGATGGATCCTATTAAAGGATTAAAGAAAATTTTTTCAGTAAAAGCCATTGTAGAGCTTTTAAAATCAGTATTAAAAATCACCTTTATCGGTGGGGTAACAACAATTATCGTATGGTCAAATTTACATGAAGTATTAGCTCTATCTTTTAAAAGTCCGTGGGTGACCCTAATTACTGTTGGCAAACTAGTTGGCATTATGGGTATCGCGGCTTCTCTTGTGTTACTATGTGTATCCTTATTGGACTGGATGTATCAAAAACATGAGTATGAAAAAAATCTTAAAATGTCTAAGCAAGACATAAAAGATGAATATAAAAATAGTGAGGGTGATCCGCTCATTAAATCAAAAATCAAACAACGTCAGCGCGAAATGGCGATGCGTCGAATGATGTCAGAGGTTCCGAACGCAGATGTGGTTATCACCAACCCAACTCACTATGCGATCGCTCTGAAGTATGATGAGGATAGTATGGAAGCCCCACGTATAGTGGCAAAGGGAACTGACTTTGTGGCTCAAAAAATTAAACTGATCGCTAAAGAACATGATGTCATCATGGTAGAAAATAGACCATTAGCACGCGCTATGTATGATCAGGTAGAAATAGGCGATCAAGTACCAGAAGAGTTTTTCAAAGCAATAGCAGAAGTACTCGCTTATGTATATCGTATTAAGCGGAAAATTTAA
- the fliP gene encoding flagellar type III secretion system pore protein FliP (The bacterial flagellar biogenesis protein FliP forms a type III secretion system (T3SS)-type pore required for flagellar assembly.): MNDIVNYFSNSDPTNVSTSVKLLLLLTVLSLAPSILILMTSFARIVIVLSFVRTALATQQMPPNQVIVGLALFLTFFIMAPTFQEVNKEALQPLFAEEIGLEEAYEKASVPFKEFMSKQTRQKDLDLFLQYNQAEKPASVEDIPLTMLVPAFALSEIKTAFQIGFMIFIPFLVIDMIVASTLMSMGMMMLPPVMISLPFKILLFVLVDGWYLVMKSLLQSF, from the coding sequence ATGAATGATATAGTCAATTATTTTTCCAACAGCGATCCGACAAATGTCTCAACCTCTGTTAAGCTCCTATTATTATTAACTGTACTGTCACTTGCACCGAGTATTTTAATATTGATGACGTCCTTTGCGCGAATTGTCATTGTGCTCTCGTTTGTACGTACAGCTTTAGCGACACAACAAATGCCACCAAATCAGGTTATTGTTGGTCTTGCCTTGTTTTTAACATTTTTTATCATGGCTCCTACATTTCAAGAGGTCAATAAAGAAGCATTACAGCCATTATTTGCTGAAGAAATAGGGCTGGAAGAAGCATATGAGAAAGCTAGTGTGCCTTTTAAAGAATTTATGAGTAAACAAACGAGGCAAAAAGATTTAGATTTGTTTTTACAATACAATCAAGCAGAAAAACCAGCATCGGTAGAGGATATACCTCTAACTATGCTTGTACCTGCCTTCGCATTAAGCGAAATTAAAACAGCATTCCAAATTGGTTTTATGATTTTTATCCCATTCCTAGTAATCGATATGATTGTAGCAAGTACATTAATGTCGATGGGGATGATGATGTTACCACCGGTTATGATTTCATTACCGTTTAAGATTTTATTATTTGTACTCGTCGATGGCTGGTACCTCGTAATGAAATCATTACTACAAAGTTTTTAG
- a CDS encoding protein-glutamate methylesterase/protein-glutamine glutaminase — protein MDFLHKSKLLVVDDSAFMRKLISDFFVGSSKVEVVGTARNGKDAIKKIQTLKPTVVTMDIEMPEMNGLDALNEIMTICPVPVVMLSSTTQRGAENALTAIEYGAVDFVAKPSGTISLDLHKIQSELVHKVEQASLVPITKLKKHSSSKRQQEPNVSPSTIRKELTNERKVSPSFNVPSTVANVAKPHSEWSKVSKKIVLIGTSTGGPRALQEVITKIPKSIQAPILIVQHMPAGFTKSLASRLNQLSEITVKEAEQGDILQNGVAYIAPGGYHLRLRKVGISYGIVLDNQEPPRSGHRPSVDVMFEDVSQFKDFDKVAVIMTGMGYDGSNGLKALKNTGNVIAIAESAETCIVYGMPKAAVETQLVDEVADVDDIAQTIMKYLP, from the coding sequence TTGGACTTTTTACATAAAAGCAAGCTTTTAGTTGTCGATGATTCTGCTTTTATGAGAAAGCTAATTAGTGACTTTTTTGTTGGTAGCTCGAAGGTTGAAGTAGTTGGAACAGCACGAAACGGAAAAGATGCGATAAAGAAAATCCAAACATTAAAACCAACAGTCGTGACAATGGATATTGAAATGCCTGAAATGAATGGACTCGATGCATTAAATGAAATTATGACAATTTGTCCAGTGCCTGTCGTCATGCTTTCAAGTACAACCCAAAGAGGTGCTGAAAATGCACTAACTGCAATCGAGTATGGAGCAGTTGATTTTGTTGCGAAACCTAGCGGAACAATTTCACTTGATTTACATAAAATCCAATCTGAACTTGTCCATAAAGTGGAACAAGCCTCGTTGGTACCTATTACTAAACTAAAAAAACATTCGAGTAGCAAAAGACAACAAGAACCAAATGTATCACCGTCTACTATAAGAAAAGAATTAACGAATGAACGAAAAGTGTCACCATCATTCAATGTGCCTTCGACTGTAGCAAATGTTGCGAAGCCACATAGTGAATGGAGTAAAGTAAGCAAAAAAATAGTGTTAATTGGTACATCTACAGGTGGACCACGTGCGCTACAAGAAGTTATTACAAAAATTCCAAAATCAATTCAAGCGCCGATTCTAATTGTCCAACATATGCCGGCTGGGTTTACAAAGTCATTAGCTTCTCGCCTCAATCAATTGAGCGAGATAACAGTGAAGGAAGCAGAGCAAGGCGATATTTTACAAAATGGCGTGGCATATATTGCACCTGGAGGATACCATTTAAGGTTAAGAAAAGTAGGAATCTCATATGGCATCGTTCTAGATAATCAAGAACCACCACGTTCTGGCCATCGCCCATCTGTAGATGTGATGTTTGAAGATGTAAGTCAATTTAAAGATTTTGATAAGGTAGCAGTCATTATGACGGGTATGGGCTATGATGGTTCAAACGGGCTAAAAGCATTAAAAAATACCGGTAATGTGATTGCTATTGCAGAGTCAGCTGAAACTTGCATAGTGTATGGTATGCCGAAAGCTGCGGTGGAAACGCAGCTTGTCGATGAAGTCGCTGATGTAGATGATATTGCACAAACAATTATGAAATATTTGCCTTAA
- a CDS encoding MinD/ParA family protein has product MRDQAETLRLKMLKRQGELGKTIAVVSGKGGVGKSNFSMNFAINLASKDKKVAIVDMDIGMGNINILIGKNVSYSLKDYLEGKKLLDEVIFEGPHGLQCISGGSGMSSVLEWSEAMFERLIHAFEQLQKNFDYILFDMGAGATNWSLELLTSIDEIIVITTAEPTSITDAYSMMKYIHVRDMDKQFYILCNRAFSKEEGVETIERLRLTMKRFLDKEVTVLGSLPEDPVVRKAVREQVPFSIAYPEALISKTLQLIVARFMEQRMEEVHAHEQSASKFLSKLRNIFSKGRD; this is encoded by the coding sequence ATGAGGGATCAAGCAGAAACATTACGCTTGAAAATGCTTAAGCGGCAAGGTGAATTAGGCAAAACCATTGCTGTAGTGAGCGGTAAGGGTGGAGTTGGTAAAAGTAACTTTTCAATGAACTTTGCAATTAATTTAGCGAGTAAGGACAAAAAAGTAGCAATTGTAGATATGGATATTGGTATGGGAAATATTAATATTTTAATTGGAAAAAATGTTTCTTATAGTTTGAAAGATTACTTAGAAGGAAAAAAATTACTAGATGAGGTAATTTTTGAAGGTCCACATGGTTTACAATGTATTTCAGGAGGCTCTGGCATGTCGAGCGTGCTCGAGTGGTCGGAAGCGATGTTTGAAAGGTTAATTCATGCTTTTGAACAACTCCAAAAAAACTTCGACTATATTTTATTTGATATGGGCGCGGGTGCGACTAATTGGTCATTAGAATTACTAACATCCATTGATGAAATTATTGTAATTACCACAGCGGAGCCAACCTCTATTACAGACGCCTATTCGATGATGAAATATATTCACGTACGAGATATGGATAAGCAATTCTATATACTTTGTAATCGTGCTTTTTCTAAAGAAGAAGGTGTCGAGACGATTGAACGTTTAAGGCTTACGATGAAACGTTTTCTAGACAAAGAGGTTACAGTATTGGGCTCATTACCTGAGGATCCGGTTGTGCGTAAAGCTGTGCGCGAGCAAGTGCCTTTTTCAATCGCATATCCAGAAGCACTTATTTCTAAGACACTTCAACTGATAGTGGCTCGGTTTATGGAACAACGTATGGAGGAAGTGCATGCACATGAACAGTCAGCAAGTAAATTCTTATCTAAACTTAGAAATATTTTTTCGAAAGGGCGTGATTAA
- a CDS encoding chemotaxis protein CheA: MEVNQYLEMFIEESKEHLQACSEHLLELEKNPDDLAIVGEIFRSAHTLKGMSATMGFEDLADLTHKMENVLDAIRNEKIHVSPEILDIVFESVDHLEEMVMDIANGGDGKRDVSSTVAQLKRIESGEEAAREVVATVAAEEKPQVSSVLEYDSFEQTVITQSAEQGFNAFEISVSLREDCLLKAARVFMVFEILEKDGDVIKSTPSVEKLEDEQFDQQFYVAFVTKESAEDMQKKLMKVSEVEEVKVASINQKQFSEKQQYEASQEAAATAIATVEAVETTTAKPAPAKSTAPAKADKSHAPVGNKTIRVNIERLDILMNLFEELVIDRGRLQSISTEVNHGELNETVERMSRVMGDLQTIILTMRMVPVETVFNRFPKMIRQLSRDLNKKINLEIIGAETELDRTVIDEIGDPLVHLIRNSVDHGIENPTARRAKGKPEEGTVVLRAYHSGNYVFIEIEDDGAGINRDKVLSKAISKGIVTHEQSLAMTDNQINELILASGFSTADVISDVSGRGVGLDVVKTTIESLGGNISIESTQDVGSIFSIQLPLTLSIISVMLVEIEKEIYAIPLSSIIETSIIRSSDIMNAHNQKVIDFRGKVVPLVFLEEIFEVPRKELQDDEFHSVVIVRKGEKLAGLVVDSFIGQQEIVLKSLGNYLTNIFAISGATILGNGKVALIVDCNALIK; the protein is encoded by the coding sequence ATGGAAGTCAATCAATATTTAGAGATGTTTATCGAAGAAAGTAAAGAGCATTTACAAGCATGTAGTGAGCATTTATTAGAACTAGAAAAAAACCCTGATGATTTGGCAATCGTTGGAGAAATTTTCCGTTCAGCGCATACATTAAAAGGTATGTCAGCGACTATGGGCTTCGAAGACTTAGCGGATTTAACACATAAGATGGAAAATGTGCTAGATGCAATTCGAAATGAAAAAATTCATGTTTCACCAGAAATTTTAGATATCGTATTTGAATCTGTTGATCATTTAGAAGAAATGGTGATGGATATTGCGAATGGTGGAGATGGTAAACGTGATGTGTCCTCTACAGTAGCGCAATTAAAGCGTATTGAATCTGGTGAGGAAGCAGCTCGTGAAGTTGTAGCAACTGTAGCAGCTGAAGAAAAACCACAAGTATCTAGTGTGTTAGAATACGACAGCTTTGAGCAAACGGTTATTACACAATCTGCTGAACAAGGCTTTAATGCATTTGAAATTTCAGTAAGTCTTCGTGAAGATTGTCTATTAAAAGCAGCGCGTGTATTCATGGTGTTTGAGATTCTTGAAAAAGATGGAGATGTTATTAAATCAACACCATCTGTTGAGAAGCTTGAAGATGAACAATTCGATCAGCAATTTTACGTAGCATTCGTAACGAAAGAATCAGCGGAAGATATGCAGAAGAAGTTAATGAAGGTTTCTGAGGTTGAGGAAGTAAAAGTTGCTTCAATTAACCAAAAACAATTTAGTGAAAAACAACAATACGAGGCAAGCCAGGAAGCTGCAGCTACTGCAATTGCGACAGTTGAAGCGGTAGAAACAACAACGGCGAAACCTGCACCAGCAAAATCTACAGCGCCTGCAAAAGCTGATAAAAGTCATGCGCCTGTAGGAAACAAAACAATCCGTGTAAATATCGAACGTCTGGATATTTTAATGAATTTATTTGAAGAACTCGTAATTGATCGTGGACGCCTACAATCAATCTCGACAGAAGTCAATCACGGTGAGCTAAACGAAACAGTAGAACGAATGAGTCGAGTAATGGGTGACTTACAAACAATCATTTTAACTATGCGCATGGTACCTGTTGAAACGGTATTCAATCGCTTCCCTAAAATGATTCGTCAGCTATCACGTGACCTTAATAAGAAAATTAACCTTGAAATTATTGGTGCGGAAACAGAGCTTGATCGCACAGTAATCGATGAAATCGGAGATCCACTTGTTCACTTAATCCGTAACTCTGTCGATCACGGTATTGAAAACCCTACTGCACGCCGTGCGAAAGGGAAACCAGAAGAAGGCACAGTAGTATTACGTGCTTATCATAGCGGTAACTATGTCTTTATCGAAATTGAAGATGACGGTGCAGGCATTAATCGTGATAAAGTGCTGTCAAAAGCGATTTCAAAAGGAATCGTTACGCATGAACAATCACTTGCAATGACAGATAATCAAATCAATGAGCTAATTTTAGCCTCTGGTTTCTCAACAGCAGATGTTATTTCTGACGTATCTGGTCGTGGTGTAGGATTGGACGTTGTAAAAACAACGATTGAATCTTTAGGTGGAAACATTTCGATTGAATCTACACAAGATGTAGGCTCTATTTTCTCTATTCAATTGCCGCTAACATTATCGATTATTTCAGTAATGCTTGTGGAAATAGAAAAAGAAATTTATGCGATACCACTTTCATCAATTATTGAAACTTCGATTATCCGTTCATCAGATATTATGAATGCTCATAACCAGAAGGTAATCGACTTCCGTGGCAAAGTGGTTCCACTTGTATTCTTAGAGGAAATTTTTGAGGTTCCTCGTAAAGAGTTACAAGATGATGAATTCCATTCAGTAGTAATTGTTCGTAAAGGCGAGAAACTTGCTGGTTTAGTTGTAGATTCATTCATTGGCCAACAAGAAATTGTTCTGAAATCATTAGGAAACTACTTAACGAATATCTTTGCAATTTCAGGTGCAACAATTTTAGGTAACGGTAAAGTAGCCTTAATTGTCGATTGCAATGCACTTATTAAATAA
- the flhA gene encoding flagellar biosynthesis protein FlhA, whose amino-acid sequence MKVRDIGVLGAVILIVAMLIIPLPPWMLSFLIVINITLGLIVLLTAMSMKEALDFSIFPSVILLLTLFRLGLSVSTTRAILANGDAGSVVETFGDFVVGGNILVGLVVFLILVLIQFIVITKGAERVAEVAARFTLDAMPGKQMSIDADLNAGVISEREARERRDKVAGEADFYGAMDGATKFVKGDAIASMVMVIINLLFGIIIGVVQMGLPFAEAATHFSKLTVGDGIVSQIPALLISTATGIVVTRASSKGSLGEDITGQLFAQAKLLYVAGGTIVLLGLFTPIPNWVTLPIGVSLIVGAYMMDRKKPEDEEELLEIEEEVATDGMKSPENVVNLLNVDPIEFEFGYGLIPLVDAAQGGDLLDRVIMIRRQLALELGIVIPVVRIRDNIQLQPNEYRIKIKGNEMARGELLLDHYLAMSPGDDDSIEGIDTVEPSFGLPAKWITEQVKEDAEMSGYTVVDPPSVVSTHLTEIIRANAHELLGRQETKQLIDHLRETHPILVEELTPAPLSTGEIQKVLGKLLRENVSVRNLPIIFETLADYAKLTSDTDILTEYVRQSLARQITSQYVGGSSSLKVITVSGKVEKMIADSIQQTDHGNYLAMDPQDSQTVLETIASEVERVSFMEQSAIILCSPAVRMYLRQLTERYFPQIPVLSYNELDASIEIQSVGVVNVE is encoded by the coding sequence ATGAAGGTTCGCGATATAGGGGTTTTAGGTGCGGTTATTTTAATCGTTGCGATGCTCATCATCCCTCTTCCTCCGTGGATGCTAAGTTTCTTAATCGTCATTAATATTACGTTAGGATTAATAGTACTTTTAACAGCAATGAGTATGAAGGAAGCATTAGATTTCTCTATATTCCCTTCCGTTATTTTACTGTTGACCCTGTTTCGACTTGGATTGAGTGTTTCCACAACGCGTGCAATATTAGCAAATGGAGACGCTGGTTCAGTTGTTGAAACTTTCGGGGATTTCGTAGTTGGCGGGAATATTCTCGTAGGTTTAGTCGTGTTTTTAATTCTTGTATTAATTCAGTTTATCGTTATTACAAAAGGGGCGGAACGTGTTGCAGAGGTAGCTGCTCGATTCACTCTTGATGCGATGCCGGGTAAACAAATGAGTATTGATGCGGATTTAAATGCAGGTGTTATTTCTGAACGAGAAGCACGTGAACGACGTGATAAAGTTGCGGGTGAAGCGGATTTCTATGGAGCGATGGATGGTGCTACGAAATTCGTTAAAGGGGATGCAATCGCCTCAATGGTGATGGTTATCATCAACTTATTATTTGGTATTATTATTGGTGTTGTACAAATGGGCTTACCGTTTGCCGAAGCAGCAACCCATTTCTCAAAGCTAACAGTTGGTGATGGTATTGTATCGCAAATCCCTGCACTTCTTATTTCAACAGCAACAGGGATTGTTGTAACGCGCGCATCTTCTAAAGGAAGTCTAGGAGAAGATATTACAGGACAATTATTCGCGCAAGCAAAGCTTCTATATGTTGCTGGGGGTACTATTGTTTTACTAGGATTATTCACGCCAATTCCTAACTGGGTAACGTTACCGATCGGTGTTTCACTAATTGTTGGTGCATACATGATGGATCGTAAAAAGCCAGAGGATGAGGAAGAGTTACTTGAAATTGAGGAAGAAGTGGCAACAGACGGCATGAAGAGCCCTGAAAATGTTGTGAATTTATTAAATGTGGACCCAATTGAATTTGAATTTGGCTACGGCTTAATTCCTTTAGTGGACGCTGCTCAAGGTGGAGACTTATTGGATCGTGTCATCATGATTCGTCGTCAGCTAGCATTGGAACTAGGGATTGTCATTCCGGTTGTTCGTATTCGCGATAATATTCAATTACAGCCAAATGAATACCGAATTAAAATTAAAGGTAATGAAATGGCTCGGGGAGAGCTTTTACTCGATCATTATTTAGCAATGAGCCCTGGAGATGATGATTCAATAGAGGGTATTGATACCGTTGAACCATCATTTGGTCTACCTGCAAAATGGATTACTGAGCAAGTAAAAGAGGACGCTGAAATGTCTGGCTATACGGTTGTTGATCCACCGAGTGTTGTATCAACTCATTTAACCGAAATTATTCGAGCGAATGCGCATGAGCTTTTAGGACGTCAAGAAACGAAACAATTAATCGATCATTTACGAGAAACACATCCAATATTAGTCGAAGAGTTGACTCCTGCTCCATTGTCTACAGGCGAAATCCAAAAAGTTTTGGGCAAGCTTCTTCGAGAAAATGTTTCGGTACGTAATTTACCAATTATTTTCGAAACATTGGCTGACTATGCAAAATTAACAAGTGATACCGATATATTAACAGAGTATGTGCGTCAATCATTAGCTCGTCAAATTACATCACAATATGTAGGTGGCAGCTCGTCATTGAAAGTCATTACTGTATCGGGTAAAGTAGAGAAAATGATTGCTGATAGCATTCAGCAAACGGATCACGGTAATTATTTAGCGATGGATCCACAAGATTCTCAAACGGTTTTAGAGACCATTGCATCTGAGGTAGAGCGCGTATCCTTTATGGAACAATCTGCTATTATTTTATGCTCTCCAGCAGTTCGTATGTATTTACGTCAGCTGACAGAACGTTATTTCCCGCAGATTCCAGTACTATCTTATAATGAACTAGATGCTTCTATTGAAATTCAAAGTGTTGGGGTGGTGAATGTTGAGTGA